One genomic segment of Amycolatopsis sp. Hca4 includes these proteins:
- a CDS encoding PadR family transcriptional regulator: MALRHALMAALLEGEASGYDLAKGFDASVANFWAATPQQLYRELDRMAADGLVRARVVHQERRPDKRLFSLTEAGHRALHGFTAQPPRPGVIRDELLVQVQAVDAGDEAAVRRALAERMARAETKIAGYEKLRARLLDGRFEDDYLAEAERVGPYLTLMRGLSFERENLRWCEQALKVLDRRATR; this comes from the coding sequence ATGGCGCTGCGACACGCGCTGATGGCGGCGCTGCTCGAAGGCGAGGCGTCGGGCTACGACCTGGCGAAGGGGTTCGACGCCTCGGTGGCGAACTTCTGGGCGGCCACGCCGCAGCAGCTGTACCGGGAACTCGACCGCATGGCGGCCGACGGCCTGGTGCGGGCGCGGGTGGTCCACCAGGAGCGGCGTCCGGACAAGCGGCTGTTCTCGCTGACCGAAGCCGGGCACCGGGCGCTGCACGGGTTCACCGCGCAGCCGCCCCGCCCCGGCGTGATCCGCGACGAGCTCCTGGTGCAGGTGCAGGCCGTGGACGCGGGCGACGAGGCTGCGGTCCGGCGCGCGCTGGCCGAGCGGATGGCCCGGGCCGAAACCAAGATCGCCGGCTACGAAAAGCTTCGCGCCCGCCTGCTGGACGGCCGGTTCGAAGACGACTACCTCGCCGAAGCCGAGCGGGTCGGCCCGTACCTGACGCTGATGCGGGGCCTGTCGTTCGAGCGGGAGAACCTGCGGTGGTGCGAGCAGGCGCTGAAGGTGCTCGACCGCCGGGCGACGCGGTGA
- a CDS encoding YbaB/EbfC family nucleoid-associated protein — protein sequence MSAQMDELIAQFQNFQSKVRQAEARFAGVGDMQERIARLETTVTSPDGTVTVTAGAGGTITGLRLTAGATRVEAGQLAATIMDTIRRAAAGAAQQQAGIVDETFGDAFGVDVSAQVREAQAEAFGTAAAEPASEPQPRQPSRPARRPAAGDDDDFEQGPILRRS from the coding sequence ATGTCCGCCCAGATGGACGAGCTGATCGCCCAGTTCCAGAACTTCCAGAGCAAGGTGCGGCAGGCCGAGGCCCGCTTCGCCGGCGTCGGCGACATGCAGGAGCGGATCGCCCGGCTGGAGACCACCGTCACCTCGCCCGACGGGACCGTCACGGTCACCGCGGGCGCCGGCGGCACCATCACCGGCCTGCGGCTCACCGCCGGGGCCACCCGCGTCGAGGCCGGCCAGCTGGCCGCCACGATCATGGACACCATCCGCCGGGCGGCGGCCGGGGCCGCGCAGCAGCAGGCCGGGATCGTGGACGAGACCTTCGGCGACGCGTTCGGCGTCGACGTCTCGGCGCAGGTGCGCGAAGCCCAGGCGGAAGCGTTCGGAACCGCGGCGGCCGAACCCGCGTCGGAACCACAACCGCGGCAGCCGTCGCGGCCCGCCCGCCGGCCGGCTGCCGGGGACGACGACGACTTCGAACAAGGCCCCATCCTCCGCCGATCCTAG
- a CDS encoding PQQ-dependent sugar dehydrogenase: protein MGPRRSLVPRRSRRALAAGVVVPLAVALAAAAPAAAAVPAGFTDTVAIGGLSSPTAAAFAPDGRVFVAEKSGLVKVFDTLADPTPTVFADLRTPTQDFWDRGLLGLAVDPAFPARPYVYVSYTLDALPGGTAPRWGDTCPTPPGATDAGCVVTGRVSQLTMGPAGTAVSEKPLVTGWCQQYPSHSVGALAFGPDGALYAGGGDGASFNFADYGQVGNPCADPPSPAGTNLSPPSADGGALRSQSPRRAAGQPVLLNGALLRIDPDTGDGLPGNPFAASADANARRVIAYGSRNQFRFGFRPGTAELWAGDVGWNTWEEINRVANAGDGVAENFGWPCFEGTARQAGYDGANLDRCESLYSAGGQTAPFYAYNHNAKVVATDPCPTGGSSISGIAFESGSNYPAEYAGALFFADSSRGCIWAMQTVSGQPSPTKLVPFVTGVNTPVQVLTGPGGDLFYVALGAGELRRVSYAGGTNRPPVAAATATPSSGPAPLTVQFDGTGSTDPDAGDTLSYAWDLDADGAYDDSAAAKPTWTYTTAAAVDAGLRVTDSHGASATTTVRVTVGNPAGLDPVPVIDTPAATLAWSVGQTVPFSGRAVDAQDGELPPAALSWRLAIRHCAANGTCHTHNVQDFPGVATGSFVAPDHEYPSYLQLTLTATDSTGRTGSRTIDLQPKTVTLNFTSNPSQAMLTVGGTQQRTPFSRTVIAGSTNSISADSPQNLPPLNLKYAFSSWAHGGARAQNVVAPPTGASYQANYRLCWLLQPC, encoded by the coding sequence ATGGGTCCACGTCGTTCCCTGGTTCCGCGAAGATCAAGACGCGCACTGGCCGCAGGGGTGGTGGTGCCCCTCGCGGTGGCCCTCGCCGCTGCGGCACCGGCCGCCGCCGCCGTGCCGGCCGGCTTCACCGACACCGTCGCCATCGGGGGCCTCAGCTCGCCGACCGCCGCCGCGTTCGCCCCCGACGGGCGGGTGTTCGTCGCGGAGAAGAGCGGCCTGGTCAAGGTGTTCGACACCCTGGCCGACCCGACGCCGACGGTGTTCGCCGACCTGCGCACGCCGACCCAGGACTTCTGGGACCGCGGCCTGCTCGGGCTGGCGGTCGACCCGGCGTTCCCGGCGCGGCCGTACGTCTACGTCTCCTACACCCTCGACGCGCTCCCGGGCGGGACCGCGCCCCGGTGGGGCGACACGTGCCCGACCCCGCCGGGCGCGACCGACGCCGGCTGCGTCGTGACCGGCCGCGTCTCGCAGCTCACGATGGGCCCGGCCGGGACAGCCGTCAGCGAGAAACCGCTGGTCACCGGCTGGTGCCAGCAGTACCCCAGCCATTCGGTCGGCGCGCTGGCCTTCGGCCCGGACGGCGCCCTGTACGCGGGCGGCGGTGACGGCGCCAGCTTCAACTTCGCCGACTACGGCCAGGTCGGCAACCCGTGCGCCGACCCGCCGTCGCCGGCCGGCACGAACCTCAGCCCGCCCTCGGCCGACGGCGGGGCGCTGCGGTCGCAGTCCCCGCGCCGCGCGGCCGGGCAGCCGGTGCTGCTCAACGGCGCGCTGCTGCGCATCGACCCCGACACCGGCGACGGCCTGCCCGGCAACCCGTTCGCGGCCAGTGCCGACGCCAACGCCCGCCGCGTCATCGCCTACGGCTCGCGCAACCAGTTCCGGTTCGGCTTCCGGCCCGGCACGGCCGAGCTCTGGGCCGGTGACGTCGGCTGGAACACCTGGGAGGAGATCAACCGCGTCGCGAACGCCGGTGACGGCGTGGCGGAGAACTTCGGCTGGCCGTGCTTCGAGGGCACCGCCCGCCAGGCCGGGTACGACGGCGCGAACCTCGACCGCTGCGAATCGCTGTACTCGGCGGGCGGGCAGACCGCGCCGTTCTACGCCTACAACCACAACGCCAAGGTCGTGGCGACCGACCCGTGTCCCACCGGCGGCTCCTCGATCAGCGGCATCGCCTTCGAGTCGGGCAGCAACTACCCGGCCGAGTACGCCGGCGCGCTGTTCTTCGCCGACTCCTCGCGCGGCTGCATCTGGGCGATGCAGACCGTCTCCGGCCAGCCCAGTCCCACCAAGCTGGTGCCCTTCGTGACCGGCGTCAACACCCCGGTGCAGGTGCTCACCGGCCCCGGCGGCGACCTCTTCTACGTCGCGCTCGGCGCCGGCGAACTGCGCCGGGTGAGCTACGCGGGCGGCACCAACCGGCCGCCGGTCGCCGCGGCCACGGCGACGCCGTCCAGCGGGCCTGCCCCGCTGACCGTCCAGTTCGACGGCACCGGCTCGACCGACCCCGACGCGGGCGACACGCTTTCGTACGCCTGGGACCTCGACGCGGACGGCGCCTACGACGACTCGGCGGCGGCGAAACCCACCTGGACGTACACCACCGCGGCGGCGGTCGACGCGGGCTTGCGGGTCACCGACTCCCACGGTGCCTCGGCGACCACGACGGTCCGGGTGACCGTCGGGAACCCGGCCGGGCTGGACCCGGTGCCGGTCATCGACACCCCGGCCGCCACGCTGGCCTGGTCGGTCGGGCAGACCGTGCCGTTCTCCGGCCGCGCCGTCGACGCCCAGGACGGCGAGCTGCCGCCCGCGGCGCTGTCCTGGCGGCTGGCCATCCGGCACTGCGCGGCCAACGGCACCTGCCACACGCACAACGTCCAGGACTTCCCGGGCGTCGCCACCGGGTCGTTCGTCGCGCCGGACCACGAATACCCGTCGTACCTGCAGCTGACGCTCACCGCGACGGACTCGACCGGCCGCACCGGGAGCAGGACGATCGACCTGCAGCCGAAGACGGTGACGCTGAACTTCACGTCCAACCCGAGCCAGGCGATGCTCACCGTCGGCGGGACCCAGCAGCGGACGCCGTTCTCGCGGACGGTGATCGCCGGATCGACCAACTCGATCAGCGCGGACAGCCCGCAGAACCTGCCCCCGCTCAACCTGAAGTACGCCTTCAGCAGCTGGGCGCACGGCGGGGCACGGGCGCAGAACGTCGTCGCGCCGCCGACGGGAGCGTCCTACCAGGCGAACTACCGGCTCTGCTGGCTGCTGCAGCCCTGCTGA
- a CDS encoding DUF1905 domain-containing protein gives MTVGFEAELWEWDARRTETWTFVSLPPEASDDIREHTAGPRRGFGAVRVRVTLGATSWRTSIFPDSSRGAYVLPVKRAVREAEGIEVGDTCTVRVEVDGP, from the coding sequence CTGACCGTCGGCTTCGAAGCCGAGCTCTGGGAATGGGACGCCCGGCGCACCGAGACCTGGACCTTCGTCAGCCTGCCGCCCGAGGCGTCGGACGACATCCGCGAGCACACCGCCGGGCCCCGGCGCGGCTTCGGGGCCGTGCGGGTCCGGGTGACCCTCGGGGCCACCAGCTGGCGGACTTCGATCTTCCCGGACAGCTCGCGCGGCGCGTACGTGCTGCCCGTCAAGCGGGCCGTCCGCGAGGCCGAGGGGATCGAGGTGGGGGACACCTGCACCGTCCGGGTGGAGGTCGACGGCCCCTGA
- a CDS encoding ATP-binding protein, with the protein MQVNWGAAPEPGWQVLDVAGAGPAGLASARRWAEARLASLSDDDRVDAVIVVGELLENAYVHATGARQLRIHVAHDPCVVTVAVADTGTGEPRLRVPGHSGGRGLLLVDELAVAWGVSHHDDGKVVWARLACKD; encoded by the coding sequence GTGCAAGTGAACTGGGGTGCGGCACCGGAGCCCGGCTGGCAGGTGCTGGACGTCGCCGGAGCGGGTCCCGCGGGGCTGGCTTCGGCGCGCCGGTGGGCCGAAGCCCGGCTGGCTTCGCTGAGCGACGACGACCGGGTCGACGCCGTGATCGTGGTCGGGGAACTGCTCGAAAACGCCTACGTCCACGCCACCGGCGCCCGCCAGCTGCGGATCCACGTGGCGCACGACCCGTGCGTGGTCACCGTGGCCGTCGCCGACACCGGCACCGGCGAACCGCGGCTGCGGGTGCCCGGCCACTCCGGCGGCCGGGGCCTGCTGCTGGTCGACGAACTCGCCGTGGCCTGGGGCGTGAGCCACCACGACGACGGCAAGGTCGTCTGGGCCCGCCTGGCCTGCAAAGACTAG
- the fadD8 gene encoding fatty-acid--CoA ligase FadD8, which produces MEGTGMDEQAMRYPNHLGHLVVSALKRHRDKPVMVLGETTMTGGRTAEQVSQYAQAFEALGAGTGAPVALLSLNRPEVLLIIAAGQLQGSRRTALHPLGSLDDHAYILADAGITTLIIDPVPAFVDRALGLLDKVPGLTQVLTIGPVPEPLAGVGTDLTAAAATFEPGPLRPAVLPPDQVVSITYTGGTTGKPKGVMGTAQAMTTMTQIQLAEWEWPEAPKFLICTPLSHAGAAFFAPTLIKGGSLVVVPKFDPADTLRIIEEQRITATMLVPTMLYALMDHPDSRTRDLSSLQTVYYGAASINPVRLREAIDRFGPIFAQYYGQSEAPMAISYLAKGDHDDARLASCGRPSAFLRTALLDADGNPVAPGEPGEICVAGPLLAGGYWNLPEITAETFRDGWLHTGDVAREDEDGFWFIVDRVKDMIVTGGFNVFPREVEDVVAEHSAVAQVGVIGTPDDKWGEAVTAVVVLRRDADIALEQLTAEIQAAVRERKGPVHVPKQVIVAESLPMTGLGKPDKKALRAQYARHGAAV; this is translated from the coding sequence GTGGAAGGGACCGGGATGGACGAGCAGGCGATGCGGTATCCGAACCACCTCGGCCACCTGGTCGTCTCCGCCCTGAAGCGCCACCGGGACAAGCCGGTGATGGTGCTCGGCGAGACCACGATGACCGGGGGCCGGACCGCCGAGCAGGTCAGCCAGTACGCGCAGGCGTTCGAGGCGCTCGGGGCCGGCACGGGCGCACCGGTCGCGCTGCTGTCGCTGAACCGGCCGGAAGTGCTGCTCATCATCGCCGCCGGCCAGCTCCAGGGTTCGCGGCGCACCGCGCTGCACCCGCTCGGCTCGCTCGACGACCACGCCTACATCCTCGCCGACGCCGGCATCACCACGCTGATCATCGATCCCGTGCCCGCCTTCGTCGACCGCGCGCTCGGCCTCCTGGACAAGGTCCCGGGCCTGACCCAGGTGCTCACCATCGGCCCGGTGCCGGAGCCGCTGGCCGGGGTCGGCACGGACCTGACCGCGGCCGCCGCGACGTTCGAGCCCGGGCCGCTGCGGCCCGCCGTGCTGCCGCCGGACCAGGTCGTCTCGATCACCTACACCGGCGGGACCACCGGCAAGCCCAAGGGCGTCATGGGCACCGCGCAGGCGATGACCACGATGACGCAGATCCAGCTGGCCGAGTGGGAGTGGCCCGAGGCGCCGAAGTTCCTGATCTGCACCCCGCTGTCGCACGCCGGCGCCGCCTTCTTCGCCCCGACGCTGATCAAGGGCGGCTCGCTGGTGGTGGTGCCGAAGTTCGACCCCGCCGACACCCTGCGGATCATCGAAGAGCAGCGGATCACCGCGACCATGCTGGTGCCCACCATGCTCTACGCGCTGATGGACCACCCCGACTCGCGCACCCGCGACCTGTCTTCGCTGCAGACGGTGTACTACGGGGCCGCGTCGATCAACCCGGTCCGGCTGCGCGAGGCGATCGACCGGTTCGGCCCGATCTTCGCGCAGTACTACGGCCAGTCCGAGGCGCCGATGGCGATCAGCTACCTCGCCAAGGGCGACCACGACGACGCCCGGCTGGCCTCTTGCGGCCGCCCCTCGGCGTTCCTGCGCACGGCGCTGCTCGACGCCGACGGCAATCCCGTGGCCCCCGGCGAGCCGGGCGAGATCTGCGTGGCCGGGCCACTGCTCGCCGGCGGCTACTGGAACCTGCCGGAGATCACCGCCGAGACGTTCCGCGACGGCTGGCTGCACACCGGCGACGTCGCCCGCGAAGACGAGGACGGCTTCTGGTTCATCGTCGACCGGGTCAAGGACATGATCGTCACCGGCGGCTTCAACGTCTTCCCCCGCGAGGTGGAGGACGTGGTGGCCGAGCACTCCGCGGTAGCCCAGGTCGGCGTGATCGGCACCCCGGACGACAAGTGGGGTGAAGCGGTCACGGCGGTCGTGGTCCTGCGCCGCGACGCGGACATCGCCCTCGAGCAGCTCACGGCGGAGATCCAGGCCGCGGTGCGCGAGCGCAAGGGGCCGGTGCACGTGCCCAAGCAGGTGATCGTGGCGGAGTCGCTGCCGATGACCGGGCTGGGCAAGCCGGACAAGAAGGCCTTGCGCGCCCAGTACGCGCGCCACGGCGCCGCCGTGTAG
- a CDS encoding sigma-70 family RNA polymerase sigma factor has translation MTEVAPAVAGTTDVPSDAALITAVRGGDIAAYGELYDRHLVAARRVAAAIAADPAEREDLIAEGFTRVLRILRNGEGPDEDFRPYLLTTIRNTMISWRRRDAAVSLVAEVPDVTPGAGSDEPVGNRLHATVAADAFASLPERWRTVLWRTEIDGDSPARIAEDLGLTPNGVAALAYRAREGLRQAYLDQHVPEARRRTCRTISAQLARFVRDGISDHKAHRVAAHLERCPDCRELADGLRQLNQELPATVAPLILGIPIVSQWLSTSGSLAGTGAAATATGTGASALSWATAAKVAVAGAALVTTVTIGASSSGDTPPPPLSGDGSTTQPVATGPQPGTRAGLPPGGVPTSDAAGTSDPGGTEVAPTGVQPAGESSGAVASGDPAVPGAGTGSGNGNNGNGNGNNGNNGNGLGNDPAAKESKKAAKESSKAAKSSAKESKKAEKTQTPGE, from the coding sequence GTGACCGAAGTGGCGCCGGCGGTGGCCGGGACGACGGACGTCCCGAGCGACGCGGCCTTGATCACGGCGGTTCGTGGTGGTGACATCGCGGCCTACGGGGAGCTCTACGACCGGCACCTGGTCGCCGCCCGCCGGGTGGCGGCCGCGATCGCGGCCGACCCGGCCGAGCGCGAGGACCTGATCGCCGAGGGGTTCACCCGCGTCCTGCGGATTCTGCGCAACGGCGAGGGCCCGGACGAGGATTTCCGGCCGTACCTGCTGACGACCATCCGGAACACGATGATCAGCTGGCGCCGTCGCGACGCGGCCGTCTCGCTGGTGGCCGAGGTACCGGACGTCACGCCGGGCGCGGGCAGCGACGAGCCGGTCGGCAACCGGCTGCACGCCACCGTCGCCGCAGACGCCTTCGCGAGCCTGCCCGAGCGGTGGCGGACGGTGCTGTGGCGGACCGAGATCGACGGTGACTCGCCCGCGCGGATCGCCGAGGACCTCGGGCTGACGCCGAACGGCGTGGCCGCCCTGGCCTACCGCGCCCGCGAGGGGCTGCGCCAGGCCTACCTCGACCAGCACGTCCCCGAGGCCCGCCGTCGCACCTGCCGGACCATCTCCGCCCAGCTGGCCCGGTTCGTGCGCGACGGCATCTCCGACCACAAGGCCCACCGGGTCGCCGCCCACCTCGAACGCTGCCCGGACTGCCGGGAGCTGGCCGACGGGCTCCGCCAGCTCAACCAGGAGCTGCCCGCCACCGTCGCCCCGCTCATCCTGGGCATCCCGATCGTCTCGCAGTGGCTGTCCACCAGCGGCTCGCTCGCCGGCACCGGTGCCGCCGCCACGGCCACCGGCACGGGCGCGTCCGCCCTGTCGTGGGCCACCGCGGCGAAGGTGGCCGTGGCCGGCGCGGCGCTGGTCACGACGGTGACGATCGGCGCGAGCAGCTCCGGCGACACCCCACCACCACCGCTGTCCGGCGACGGCTCGACGACCCAGCCGGTGGCGACCGGGCCGCAGCCGGGCACCCGGGCCGGCCTCCCGCCCGGCGGCGTGCCCACCTCGGACGCCGCGGGAACCTCGGACCCCGGCGGAACCGAAGTGGCGCCGACGGGCGTGCAGCCGGCGGGCGAGTCGTCGGGCGCGGTGGCCTCCGGGGATCCGGCGGTCCCGGGGGCCGGAACCGGTTCCGGGAACGGGAACAACGGGAACGGCAACGGGAACAACGGGAACAACGGGAACGGGCTCGGGAACGACCCGGCCGCCAAGGAGTCCAAGAAGGCGGCGAAGGAGTCGTCCAAGGCCGCGAAATCGTCGGCGAAAGAGTCGAAGAAGGCCGAAAAGACGCAGACCCCCGGCGAGTGA
- the surE gene encoding 5'/3'-nucleotidase SurE yields the protein MRYQALRVAVAAAVALSLAVPAQASPRPDQPVSLGGKKVLLVNDDSVQAAKPDGSDGRGIYVLRRALCQAGADVAIVGPWASQGAKSRSTAGSPAASVAPPLAVPAEFAGDCAAAPGHGLVLGACQGSTPCGPGSPSITPADVVELALTGVLPQRLGWTTGPDLVVSGVNAGPNTDVSVNLSGTVGAATAAVERGVPTVAVSAGTRVAPPPSTETYTAAADVVVRLLASPRIWTLVRDMVLVNVNQPDVTPGSGPSPMRWTSVGRVAQGWVTYVPAGDGTYQLSYNPVTPAPQFEEGSDTKALFDGYVSVSAVAVNRGYTGRLPG from the coding sequence ATGCGGTACCAGGCTTTGCGCGTCGCGGTCGCGGCGGCGGTGGCGCTGTCGCTGGCCGTGCCCGCCCAAGCCAGCCCGCGGCCCGATCAACCGGTTTCGCTGGGGGGCAAGAAGGTTCTGCTGGTCAACGACGATTCGGTGCAGGCGGCGAAGCCCGACGGATCGGACGGCCGGGGCATCTACGTGCTCCGGCGAGCCCTGTGCCAGGCCGGCGCCGACGTGGCGATCGTCGGCCCGTGGGCGTCGCAGGGCGCGAAAAGCCGGTCCACGGCCGGATCTCCCGCAGCATCGGTGGCGCCGCCCCTGGCAGTGCCCGCCGAGTTCGCGGGCGACTGCGCGGCCGCGCCCGGGCACGGGCTGGTGCTCGGCGCCTGCCAGGGCAGCACCCCGTGCGGCCCCGGCAGCCCGTCGATCACCCCGGCGGACGTGGTCGAGCTCGCCCTGACCGGCGTCCTGCCGCAGCGGCTCGGCTGGACCACCGGCCCGGACCTGGTGGTTTCCGGCGTCAACGCGGGCCCGAACACCGACGTCTCGGTCAACTTGTCCGGCACGGTCGGCGCGGCCACCGCGGCGGTCGAGCGTGGCGTGCCCACGGTGGCGGTCAGCGCCGGCACCCGCGTGGCACCCCCGCCTTCGACGGAGACCTACACGGCCGCCGCCGACGTCGTGGTCCGGCTGCTCGCCTCGCCCCGGATCTGGACCCTCGTCCGGGACATGGTGCTGGTCAACGTGAACCAGCCGGACGTCACGCCGGGTTCGGGGCCGTCGCCGATGCGCTGGACGTCGGTCGGCCGGGTGGCGCAGGGCTGGGTGACGTACGTGCCGGCGGGCGACGGGACGTACCAGCTGTCCTACAACCCGGTGACACCCGCACCGCAGTTCGAGGAGGGCAGTGACACGAAGGCCCTGTTCGACGGGTACGTGAGCGTGTCGGCGGTCGCCGTCAACCGCGGCTACACCGGGCGCCTGCCCGGCTGA
- a CDS encoding nuclear transport factor 2 family protein yields the protein MSSFRKAVEARDPDAMAATLAENVVFRSPVAFKPYPGKAITAAILRGVLRVFEDFRYVRELSGGEGRDHALVFEARIGDVRVEGCDFLHLDEDGLIDEFTVMVRPLSAAHALAEAMAAQFDRIQREALN from the coding sequence ATGAGCAGCTTCCGCAAGGCCGTCGAGGCGCGCGATCCCGACGCCATGGCCGCGACGCTGGCGGAGAACGTCGTCTTCCGCAGCCCGGTCGCGTTCAAGCCCTACCCCGGCAAGGCCATCACCGCCGCGATCCTGCGCGGCGTGCTGCGCGTGTTCGAGGACTTCCGGTACGTCCGCGAGCTCAGCGGCGGCGAAGGCCGGGACCACGCGCTGGTCTTCGAGGCCCGGATCGGGGACGTGCGGGTCGAGGGCTGCGACTTCCTCCACCTCGACGAGGACGGCCTGATCGACGAGTTCACGGTGATGGTCCGGCCGCTGTCGGCGGCGCACGCCCTCGCGGAGGCGATGGCGGCGCAGTTCGACCGGATCCAGCGCGAAGCACTCAACTAG
- a CDS encoding S1 family peptidase, with product MRRTSPGHHLLARSATTLVAAAAAIGFSCSPATATTIDGYSATVQQEAVASLAADAGISESAAVALLRAQAAGADTVQRVTASLGARAADGFLDAAAKPVVNVLDPAAVAQVERAGAQARLVKHSSAALAGAQDALQALPAVAHTSIGLDPKANQVVLTVADAAKGTDALLKAAAALGDRVRVERVAGEMHTAIYNGEAITGGGTRCSAGFNTNRGGQNYLIDAGHCTRAVSQWNVGPSQGASFPTNDYGLIRNTTGSAPGAVTLWNGSTQRISSAGTATVGQRISKSGSTTHLTSGSVQRTNVTVNYAEGSVYQLIQTDALVNPGDSGGCLFAGSVGLGITSGKGGGSSYFQPVGEALSAYGVTLN from the coding sequence ATGCGCAGAACGTCCCCGGGACACCACCTCCTCGCCCGCTCCGCCACCACCCTCGTGGCCGCCGCCGCGGCCATCGGGTTCTCCTGCAGCCCCGCCACCGCCACCACCATCGACGGCTACTCCGCCACCGTGCAGCAGGAAGCCGTCGCTTCACTCGCCGCCGATGCCGGGATCAGCGAGTCCGCCGCCGTTGCGCTGCTGCGTGCCCAGGCCGCCGGTGCCGACACCGTGCAGCGGGTCACCGCCTCCCTCGGGGCGCGTGCTGCCGACGGTTTCCTCGATGCCGCCGCCAAGCCCGTCGTCAACGTGCTCGACCCGGCCGCCGTCGCGCAGGTCGAGCGAGCCGGTGCGCAGGCTCGGCTGGTCAAGCACTCCAGTGCCGCGCTGGCCGGTGCGCAGGACGCCCTGCAAGCCCTGCCCGCGGTGGCGCACACGTCGATCGGCCTCGACCCGAAGGCCAACCAGGTCGTGCTGACCGTCGCCGACGCCGCCAAGGGCACCGACGCGCTGCTGAAGGCGGCCGCGGCCCTCGGGGACCGGGTGCGCGTCGAACGGGTCGCGGGGGAGATGCACACCGCGATCTACAACGGCGAAGCCATCACCGGCGGCGGCACCCGCTGCTCCGCCGGCTTCAACACCAACCGCGGCGGCCAGAACTACCTCATCGACGCCGGGCACTGCACGCGCGCGGTGTCGCAGTGGAACGTCGGCCCGTCGCAGGGCGCCAGCTTCCCGACCAACGACTACGGCCTGATCCGCAACACCACCGGCAGCGCACCCGGCGCGGTCACCCTGTGGAACGGCTCCACCCAGCGGATCAGCTCCGCCGGCACCGCGACCGTGGGGCAGCGGATCAGCAAGAGCGGCAGCACCACGCACCTCACCTCGGGGTCGGTGCAGCGGACCAACGTGACCGTGAACTACGCCGAAGGCTCGGTCTACCAGCTGATCCAGACCGACGCGCTGGTCAACCCGGGCGACTCCGGCGGCTGCCTGTTCGCCGGCAGCGTCGGCCTCGGCATCACGTCCGGCAAGGGCGGCGGGAGCTCGTACTTCCAGCCGGTCGGCGAGGCGCTGAGCGCCTACGGCGTCACCCTGAACTGA
- a CDS encoding GlsB/YeaQ/YmgE family stress response membrane protein, producing the protein MGIIAWIVLGLIAGVIAKALMPGKDPGGCIITILLGIAGAFVGGWIGKTLFHTQLGTFFDLRTWGLAILGALIILAGYRLIFHRRD; encoded by the coding sequence GTGGGCATCATCGCCTGGATCGTGCTGGGTCTCATCGCCGGGGTGATCGCGAAAGCCCTCATGCCGGGCAAGGACCCCGGCGGCTGCATCATCACCATCCTGCTGGGGATCGCGGGCGCGTTCGTCGGCGGCTGGATCGGCAAGACGCTGTTCCACACCCAGCTCGGCACGTTCTTCGACCTGCGCACCTGGGGCCTGGCCATCCTGGGCGCGCTGATCATCCTGGCCGGCTACCGCCTCATCTTCCACCGCCGCGACTGA
- a CDS encoding SDR family oxidoreductase yields the protein MKVVVIGGTGLIGRNMVTWLAEHGHEAVPAAPSTGVDTVTGEGLKEVLQGADVVVDVSNSPSFADDDVMAFFRTSTGHLVDAAKEAGADHYVALSVVGTDRQPGVGYFRAKLAQEELIAGSGLPYSIVRATQFFEFATGIADGSATGGVVRLPGAGVQPMAAAEVSAAVGRAVTGEPSGGVTEVAGPEVFGLDEWVRTVLTARSDPRPVVTDPRAPYFGAVPGPEDLLPGPGARLSETTLARWLART from the coding sequence ATGAAGGTCGTCGTCATCGGCGGGACCGGCCTGATCGGCCGGAACATGGTCACCTGGCTGGCGGAGCACGGGCACGAGGCGGTGCCCGCGGCGCCGAGCACCGGCGTGGACACCGTCACCGGCGAGGGGCTGAAGGAGGTGCTGCAGGGCGCCGACGTCGTGGTGGACGTCTCGAACTCGCCGTCGTTCGCCGACGACGACGTCATGGCCTTCTTCCGCACCTCGACCGGCCACCTCGTCGACGCGGCGAAGGAGGCCGGCGCCGACCACTACGTCGCGCTGTCGGTGGTCGGCACGGACCGGCAGCCGGGCGTCGGCTACTTCCGCGCGAAGCTCGCGCAGGAGGAGCTGATCGCCGGGTCGGGCCTGCCGTACTCGATCGTGCGCGCGACGCAGTTCTTCGAGTTCGCCACCGGGATCGCGGACGGCTCGGCCACCGGCGGCGTCGTGCGCCTGCCGGGCGCGGGCGTGCAGCCGATGGCGGCCGCCGAGGTGTCGGCGGCCGTGGGACGGGCCGTCACCGGCGAGCCGAGCGGGGGTGTCACCGAGGTCGCCGGCCCGGAGGTCTTCGGGCTCGACGAGTGGGTGCGCACCGTGCTGACCGCGCGCTCCGACCCGCGGCCGGTGGTGACCGACCCGCGGGCGCCGTACTTCGGGGCGGTGCCGGGGCCGGAGGACCTCCTGCCGGGACCGGGCGCGCGGCTGTCGGAGACCACGCTCGCCCGATGGCTCGCCCGGACGTGA